CGCGCACCGGGGCGCGTCCGAGGACGCGCCGGAGCACACGCTCGCCGCGTACCGCAGGGCCATCGAGGAAGGCGCCGACGCCCTGGAGTGCGACGTGCGGCTCACCGCCGACGGCCATCTCGTCTGTGTCCACGACAGGCGCGTCAACCGTACCTCCGACGGCCGCGGCGCCGTCTCCGCACTGGAGCTCGCCGACCTCGCCGCCCTCGACTTCGGCTCCTGGAAGGCCCGCGAGGCCCGCCGCGACGAGACCGGCCGGCGCCAGCGCGAGACACCGGAGGAGCCCGACTGGGAACGTACCTCGGTACTCACCCTGGAACGCCTGCTGGAGCTGGTGACCGACGCCGGCCGCCCGGTGGAGCTGGCCATCGAGACCAAGCACCCCACCCGCTGGGCCGGCCAGGTGGAAGAGAAACTGGTCGAGCTGCTGCGCCGCTTCGGCCTCGCGGGTCCGGCGGCCCCGCCGGCCGGGGGCGCCGCACCCCCCACCGCGCCCGGCCCCCGCGAGACCGGCGGCGAGCCCTCCCTCGTCCGGGTGATGAGCTTCTCCGCACGCTCCCTGCACCGCGTCCACGCCGCCGCGCCCGCCGTCCCCACCGTCTTCCTCATGCGGTTCCTCCTCCCCCGCTTCCGCGACGGCCGGCTGCCCCGCGGCGTCGGCATCGCGGGCCCGAGCGTGCGCATCGTCCGCGGCAACCCCGGCTACGTCGCCCGCCTCCACCGCGCCGGCCACCGCGTCCACGTGTGGACCGTCGACGAACCCGAGGACGTCGCCATGTGCGCCCGCCTGGGCGTCGAGGCCGTCATCACCAACCGCCCCCGCCACGTCCGCGCACAACTGGACCGCCTCGGCTACGACACACCGCCGACGGGCGATGCGTGACTACGCGTAGTACAGCGGCGCGCGCACTGCGTTCGGTTACGTAACGAGTCCGTCAACGGTCGCCGGTTGGCCGGTTTCCGATCCACCCCGCGGGGGCATTGACTCCCTGTTGCGGGGCGAGGAGATCGCTGGGGGTGGTGATGTTCGTGGTGGCACAGCAGGCGCCGGCTTCGTCCATGGCCGTTCCCCACGGCCCTGACGGGGTGGGGCTCGCCCGCCGCCGGCTGCGCGCGGACCTGCGCGCCCGGGGCACCGCGGAGGCGACCGTGGACGACGCCGTGCTCGTCCTCTCCGAACTGCTCAGCAATGCGTACAGGCACGCCAGACCGCTGGCCACGGAGGCGGCGACCGCGGACGCGGAAGTGCTCGTGCGCGGCCGGGCGGACCCCCGCCCCGCCGGCGGCCCCGGGCAGGAACCGGCACCCGGCGCGGACGCAGCGCCCGCCGCCCAGGCCGCGGAGGAGGCGCCCGCCGCCCCCGGCCCCGGTACCGCGGACACGCGCGTACGGGCCGACTGGCACATCGATCCGGACGGCCGCGTCACCGTCGCCGTCACGGACGGTGGCGGACCCACCCGACCACTTCCCGCCACACCCTCGGTCACCGCCAAGGGCGGCCGCGGGCTGGCCATCATCACCTCCCTCGCCTGCGACTGGGGCGTGCGCTACGACGCGGGCCCCCTCGGCGAGGTCACGGTCTGGGCCTCCCTGCCCGGCCGCTGAACCGGACGCAGACCCCGCGCCGGAACCGCGCCCGAGCCCCGCCGCCCCCGAGCCGGACTCGCGCCGATCCCGCGCCCGCCGCGGCCGTCCCCGGGCGGTGCGCCCGGCGGCCCCGCGCTGGGACTAGGCTCCGGCGGTACGTGACACCGTCCGCGCCCCGAACGGAGCATTCCAGCCATGGCGAAGAAGCGCCGCCCCCGTACGAAGGCATCCCAGCCCGCCGCCGTGCCCGACGGCGACATCCCCGTCGTCGGCGCCCGCGAGCCCTGCCCGTGCGGCTCGGGCCGGCGGTACAAGGCATGCCACGGCCGCGCCGCCGCGCAGGCCGTCACCGAGCTGGTCCGCCGGCCCTTCGAGGGACTGCCCGGCGAATGCGACTGGGTGGCGCTGCGCGAACTCGTCCCCGCCGGCACCGCGGAACTCACCCTCGCCGCCGGCCTCCCCGACGACGTGCCGTCGCTCACCCTCGCCACCGTGCTGCCCATGGCCTGGCCGGCGCTCCGCCGCGACGACGGCACGGTGCTCCTCGGGCTGCAGAACGACACCGCCTCCGGCGACATCAGCCGCGACCTCGCCGACGTCCTCACCCGCGCGCTGACCGCCACCCCCGGCTCCCCCGTCGAACCCGCCGCCCCCACCGGCACCGGCGAAGGCCCGCGCCTCCAGGACCTCCTCGACACGTCCGCGGCGCTGAGGCCCGTGGTGCACGACGGGTTCGCGTTCTGGCTGGACGACGCCGAGTCGGCGTCCGGCGAGGTCGCCGCCTCCCTGGAACGGGCCAACGCCGCCGCCATCCCCACCGCCCGCCTCGGCGGCGTCGAGGCCGCGTACTGGTGCGAGGCGCCGGAGAAGAACCACCTGCGCTGGGTCATGCCCCACCCCGAGGAGAAGCTCCTCGACGCCCTCGCCCGGCTGCACGCCGCCGGCCACTCCCAGCTCGCGGAGGACACCCGGCTCGTCGGCTCGTTCCGCGCACACGGGCTCGTGGTGCCGGTGTGGGACCTGCCGTCGTCGATGACCGCGGAGGACTGCGAGAAGCCCGCCGCGGAGTTCGGGGAGCGGCTGGCGGAGGCGCTGGCCGTCACCGAGCCGCTGACGGGGACGGAACGCAAGGCCCGCGGCGGGCTCGCCAACCGCCAGGTGACGCTGAGCTGATCAACACCATACCGTGCGGTATGACGGGTCCATCATTTGACGGGAATTACGACGTTCGAATTTGCGAAACGCCAAAGTGTTGTTACCGTCGCTTGTAGCCCGGTCGCTGGTGCATCCCCCGTCGCCAGCGGCCGGGTCTTTACATGCGCGGACACGGGACGGCGCGGGGACTTTACCCGCCGCACCGCGCACACCCGAAGGCGGGGGACAGAGCGCCATTTCGGCGGCGCGGGGCAGACAGGACGGACGCGGGACGGACGGGCCGTGCGTACGGGCCGCCTCGCGGCATCCCTGCCCGTACGCACCGCTCCACCTCTCGTACGCCCCGCCGGGCCCGGCGGGGCGCGCTCTTCAGCCGACGAACCTGCTGCCGCCGCCCGGAGCCGCCGCCACCGCCGCCACCAGCACGTCGACCACCGACGCCACCGGCGGCAGCCACGGCGCACCGCCGTCAGGCCCCGGCCGCGGCGCCCGCTCCCAGCGGACACGGCCCGCGCCCGTCTGCGACGGCGGCAGCGCCAGATAGCCGCCCTCGCCGTGGAAGGCCAGCGATGCCGGCACCCAGCCGTGCTCGCCGAGCAGCTCGCCCAGTTCCTCGTAGCCAAAACCGGCCACCAGCAGCGCCCAGCGCTCCGGCGTGGCCACCACCGGGCCCGTACGCACACCGAGCCGGTCCAGCCGCGCCAGCGCGCGCGCCGCGGTCACCGCGGGCAGGCTCACCGCGCTCGGCG
The Streptomyces sp. CNQ-509 DNA segment above includes these coding regions:
- a CDS encoding glycerophosphodiester phosphodiesterase family protein; the encoded protein is MSQAPADRPSGRTGPRRPAVVAHRGASEDAPEHTLAAYRRAIEEGADALECDVRLTADGHLVCVHDRRVNRTSDGRGAVSALELADLAALDFGSWKAREARRDETGRRQRETPEEPDWERTSVLTLERLLELVTDAGRPVELAIETKHPTRWAGQVEEKLVELLRRFGLAGPAAPPAGGAAPPTAPGPRETGGEPSLVRVMSFSARSLHRVHAAAPAVPTVFLMRFLLPRFRDGRLPRGVGIAGPSVRIVRGNPGYVARLHRAGHRVHVWTVDEPEDVAMCARLGVEAVITNRPRHVRAQLDRLGYDTPPTGDA
- a CDS encoding ATP-binding protein — translated: MVMFVVAQQAPASSMAVPHGPDGVGLARRRLRADLRARGTAEATVDDAVLVLSELLSNAYRHARPLATEAATADAEVLVRGRADPRPAGGPGQEPAPGADAAPAAQAAEEAPAAPGPGTADTRVRADWHIDPDGRVTVAVTDGGGPTRPLPATPSVTAKGGRGLAIITSLACDWGVRYDAGPLGEVTVWASLPGR
- a CDS encoding DUF5926 family protein, whose amino-acid sequence is MAKKRRPRTKASQPAAVPDGDIPVVGAREPCPCGSGRRYKACHGRAAAQAVTELVRRPFEGLPGECDWVALRELVPAGTAELTLAAGLPDDVPSLTLATVLPMAWPALRRDDGTVLLGLQNDTASGDISRDLADVLTRALTATPGSPVEPAAPTGTGEGPRLQDLLDTSAALRPVVHDGFAFWLDDAESASGEVAASLERANAAAIPTARLGGVEAAYWCEAPEKNHLRWVMPHPEEKLLDALARLHAAGHSQLAEDTRLVGSFRAHGLVVPVWDLPSSMTAEDCEKPAAEFGERLAEALAVTEPLTGTERKARGGLANRQVTLS
- a CDS encoding bifunctional DNA primase/polymerase, whose amino-acid sequence is MREYPGKRRRRNGQRALPDAALTFASQWQWPVVPGAGLEPQRRSRRDRTQSRTQETTAQPRDRGCACPYAECAAPGAHPYDPGVLAATTDPRMVRWWWERQPDAPVLLATGGRAPSAVSLPAVTAARALARLDRLGVRTGPVVATPERWALLVAGFGYEELGELLGEHGWVPASLAFHGEGGYLALPPSQTGAGRVRWERAPRPGPDGGAPWLPPVASVVDVLVAAVAAAPGGGSRFVG